The genomic DNA ACATGGCCACGCTGATCCAGCGCATCGCCCGGCAGGCGCGTTTGACCTTCCGCCGGGGCAATGGTGGCAGCGGCGGAGCGCCCGAGGCAGGATTCCCAGACAACCTGCAGCAGCTCCAGCAGCTGCTGAGCCAGCTCCGCGCCGAGGACCTGAACATCAGGCCGCGGCGCTGCGCCACGCTGCCCGGGCCttcgccgccgccgccgccgccttcGCACCTGCCGCCCGTCACATACATGCATATCTGCGAGACCGCCGAGTTCAGCCTGGGCGTGTTCCTGCTCAAGAGTGGCACATCCATCCCGCTGCACGACCACCCGGGCATGTACGGCGTGCTCAAGGTGCTCTACGGCACGTTGCGGATCAGCTGCCTGGACCCGTTGCCCCCGCCGCCGCCCCCCGCTGCGCCGCCGCCGCGCTTCGACCCCCCTCTTCGGGCTCGGCAGCGCGCCGTAGTACGCCGCGCCCTTCTGCGCTCTCGCGCCGAGTACACAGAGGCCAGCGCACCGTGTCTATTGAGCCCTCAGCGGGACAATCTACACCAGATCGACGCCGTGGACGGGCCCGCCGCCTTCCTGGACATCCTCGCCCCACCCTACGACCCCGACGACGGCCGCGACTGCAACTACTACAGACTACTGGAACCCGCGCGCGGGCCCCCCGCTGCTGCAGCCGCAGGCCCCGCCCCGGGTCCAGCCGCGCCCCCGACGCTGCCCCGGGAGGTATGGCTGCTCGAGACGGCCGCGGCCGACTTCTGGTGCGAAGGCGAACCGTACCCGGGTCCCAAGGTCACTCCGTGAGCCGGGCCCCGGGGGGGCGGGCCGGCGCTTCCATCCGAAAGCCATAATGAATCTCCTGCCCCTCTACTCCCCCTCCCCGACATAGACCACTTCCTCGGGACTGGTTTACGGCCCGCCCGCACCCCCCGGGGCGCCGACACTAACTACCGCCGCAATCGTGTAAAATCCCTGAATCCTGGTCTCCAGGGAAGGAAAAGCTGGCTTTACTGCGGCGGAGGCCTCCACAAACCACGGTGCAAGCCACGTAGTTGCAAAAGCAAATTCCTGTTAATCTTTTTAAGAGCTGGGGCTGAGACCAGTCTAACTATGCATGCCTTGGGTGGACAGGACACTAGATCCAGCGGCGGGGGCCCATACTCCCCGCCGCCCCGAACGGGATCCCCCAATCTtgattctttttcccttttctaaaacCTGTGTTTTGGGTAATCGTGTGTCTCCCTGTCCATCGGAGCACACCGAAGAGCTGCATTTTTTATGCTTCCAGGCAGTTGAATGTAAacacccccccacctcccccagccTGCAGGGAAATCGCATACCCCCCCCCACTTCCAACAGTTTCCTGCCAAAGCTGAGAAAATTAATACGGTGACAaatgtctctctttccctccaagaCTAATAATCAAGTGACCTAATGTGCCAGTGAACTGGGCTTCCAGCTGATGGGTTCAGCATGGTGCCAGGAGCTCTCCAGGAAGGATAGCTAGAAAGGAGCCTGAGGCCTAGTGCGGACCTCAGCAGACCCCCAGGGTGCACATGGGATGGACCAGTGTAGTTAAAGGCACTGGGGTGTTAGACTCcagcctccccaccccctcaaTTAACTGTCAATACCTGTGATTAGGGGCTGTTTGGTTGGTTCTTCATAGTCTTTTTTAACTAGGCAGCTGAGCAATTTCACTTTGTATACAGATGTTTGAGACAATTTGCTTCAGACTCGTGGAGCcctattgtttccttctttatactatTTATAGGACTTTTTCATAgaacttttaataaaaatgagtTGTAGAAATAAACTCCTTACAATTTGCCCAGCTATCGTGTAAGCAGTCTTGATTGACTTGCAAATGGGAATGTTTGAGATCCAACCTTTCtaataagagaaaatattttgcagTTGGTGACAGAGGTTCATCCTGCAGGATAACTATGTGCCTATACCTCCTTGTGCATCCGGGGTAGGGAATCTCTGGATTCCTTGCtttgacagaagaagaaatgagtaAATCCCATAAGGGatccttttagttttcttttttaaatgcctGCTGAATTTATGCCATCCCACTGTTGGGGTATTCCTAGACACACATCCCCACATCTTCACATCTATGTGTACTAACTAGTgtggtttggggggaggggggaagggctgTGTTCAGACCTTTTTATTGTAGTCTGATATCCTAGTGTGTGGTTTAACACACCCTTAGACAATTCGGGGCAGCTCTTTACCTAGCTCAGAAAgctgaaatattaaatacaatcaATGATATATATgcaacttaatttacttacaaatGCATTAATATTAAGTAAAATGTGTTCATTTGGTAATTTTTTTAGCCCAGTGATGAATGTATTATGGTATATGGCATACCTACTTTTGGAAATACATTGTGGAATAAAAGCAATTAACTTGGATAAAGTGTTACTTGAATTTATGTAAAGTTCTACAATAATGCAACTGATTCTATTAAACTGACTTTTGCTCACTAATTCTTCAGTGGGACAGCAATTCTTCATTCAATTAAATGATAAGGTTCTCTGACAAGCAGCAGCTTTTTTCAGAAGTAAACCTAAAATTGTGgttgatcagaaaaaaaaaaacaaaacagtttcttCCTTGTTTTGATGTTCAGTGGATTCTTGTTCTCCAAGACGACACAACTTGCCTTGGGTTCAGGGCATTAAAGGAGGTGACCTCCGTGAACCTTTTCTAGAGTTTCTTAGGACTGAGAGGGCCACTGAGGAAGAGAATCCCTCACTGAGGACAAAGAGCAGGGAGCAAAGAGAAGGCCAAATGTTTCAGCCTGCACCTTGATGCACTTAGTTGACTCCAAACGCTGCTATGGGCTCCCACCTCCACCTGATCTACTGTTTGACCACCAACTTACCGGATTGTGGATTGGACCTACCCCTAAGAATTGAGGgcgttttctttttcattaaaatgggAAAGACTAATGAGCACAATGAAATGATCTTTAAGACCTTTTCTCTGTTCCATACAGAAATGCAATAATTTCCTCTTATGGGTGAGAAGTATTCAATATAAATGTTCCTAAAgctctttcccccctcctctaGTCCAAGTGTTTGTGTTATTACTTTTGAGTGGAAGATAGTATGTATGTACACTTCCTATTTTGCAAGAACTGTTTTTAGCAAGCATGCTTTGCATGGATTAAAATGTGCCTGAGTTgctattttattaatgaaaatgctGGTGTATTCAAGTGGCATGCATGGAGTTGACTCCTTGAACTCTTACATTAACTGCTGTGACTTCCTGTCCAcctgtttttctctccttttactaCCTTAATTTTCCTTAAAGCTGCCTTACCCAATCTAGTCATTCTCAGTGGTTCTGGGACTTTTTAGACTGCTTCTGCGTCCCAGAGAGCGGCAATGTCTGTCTCACTTAGTACATGTTCGCCTCAGATAGTCCTCAGTGATCAAACGTCAGACGGGTTATGTTATTCCACTTTAATGatgtataaaataaattggaaggTTGAGACCATTTAAAGCAGCTTGTGACAGTTGCAATAGAGAGACCCATTACTCAGGATGCACTGAAGCCCCTGGTATCAATGAGTGCGGTTTCTAACGGGACTGTTGGGAGTTTCTGGATTTCAGTATTAGAATAAAAACTCAGCATACCCTttggaaaagacatgtacaatgTTTGGCTTGCTCATTTTAGTCACTAATTAAGATTGCCTaaaccaggggttcttaaccttttttgtatgtGTCTAggattcctcaaaataatatttttgaatgcaCAAAATAAGATCTGGAGAactattacaaaggaaaccaattatactgaattGGTCaacaaaaaattttcttttaatttcttggaCACCAGTTTAAGAACCCTTAGCACTGCTGTCCCTTTCCCCTGCCCAGGTAGTATCtgcttcaacaaacatttaaggaGCCTTCAAGCTCTCTATGTGGCTTTAAGGCATCAGATGGGAAACAGCTG from Gracilinanus agilis isolate LMUSP501 unplaced genomic scaffold, AgileGrace unplaced_scaffold40463, whole genome shotgun sequence includes the following:
- the LOC123255166 gene encoding 2-aminoethanethiol dioxygenase-like; protein product: MATLIQRIARQARLTFRRGNGGSGGAPEAGFPDNLQQLQQLLSQLRAEDLNIRPRRCATLPGPSPPPPPPSHLPPVTYMHICETAEFSLGVFLLKSGTSIPLHDHPGMYGVLKVLYGTLRISCLDPLPPPPPPAAPPPRFDPPLRARQRAVVRRALLRSRAEYTEASAPCLLSPQRDNLHQIDAVDGPAAFLDILAPPYDPDDGRDCNYYRLLEPARGPPAAAAAGPAPGPAAPPTLPREVWLLETAAADFWCEGEPYPGPKVTP